The following is a genomic window from Gavia stellata isolate bGavSte3 chromosome 3, bGavSte3.hap2, whole genome shotgun sequence.
TTGAAGACCTGCCTTTATAAAGGTatggaaaagcaaagtaaaatgtGATTCACACtgcatggaaaataattttaagccTATTTGCAATGTGCAATGAAAACAAGTCTTTGAAGAATTGGGGATTTTCCTCAATAAGAAACTCTAATATTAACACAGGCACCTTCAGGTTTTTATAAGACACTAATATTTCAATTACATGACATTAATTATAACTTTATTGAAAAAGCAAGACCATCAGAGGACAAAAAGCAGCTAATGATATTAGGGAAAGCAGCATGGACTAGTACACACCGCTGCAGTGTTTTGACTGCTTGTCTCATTTCACGGTTAAGGAAAGCTGCAGACCCGACTGTTCCCTGCTCGCCCAGCAGCATACCGTGCACGCGTGGGGAAGCTGGTACAGCTACTGGTGTCCAGGCAGAGGACATGCCCTCTGGACACACACACTGATGAGATGGGAAGCAGCCCAGAGAAATGCAGGTGCCCAACCTGAAGCACCTACCAGCTGGCCTCCAGGAAAAGAGGCTACTGGGAATGGACCATGGGTGAGATTAAATGTCCTCGTAGGCCACAGGTTGAGGACTACTCGCATAGGGAGATGACTGCTTATCCTCAGAGGATTCTTCCTCTTGATGGATGCCCATGtgcaagacatttttcttaccTGTTTTTCACTGCTCTGCCTGCCGAGGCTGTGTAGACTTGAAGTTCCACATTGGAGGGGTTGTGTTTGTTCCATCAGTAAGCACCCAGAGATCATCCTCATCCAGTCCCTCAGGGGTCAGCGCTCAGTACAGTTTTGAAGAGGCTTGATGTTCCTGGAGATGAGGCTAAGGAAACTTCAGTTTCATGGAAACATGTGAAATGGCTGTGTGTTTTTTACTGTTGTGTAATGTGTTAATGTACAAATAAAGTGAAGACTTGTGTGTTATGTAGCTTCTTACTCAGGAATAATGTGACCATCACCTGTTTCTGTATTCTGGCTGAAAATTAGGCTGCAAAGCCTTTTCTTCCAGAGTAGATTATTTCTATCCACCTGGAAGATATCTGGCATATTGTCCATGCTTACATTAGCAAGGTTGACACAGAGCTACTGTTTTGCCAAAATATAAATGAGAAATGCATGAGAAGGGATAATTATAGATGGGAAAAATGCGTATCGTGTTTAATATAAATGAGAACTACAAGGAGCATGCCATCACTATTAGATGCACTGCAGAGAATAAAATAAGGAAGGAAATGGCTAGTGGGTAACAGATCTGACAGATGTGAGCATTTCTGAGTTTCAAGACAATACCGAAACTAAGATATGCTTAGTCTATCGTTTACATCTCTCCTGGAAAGGTTGCATGAAGTGACAAACATAAAATAAGGGCTCGTTCTCTACATAATACGATGATttagttttttttctaaagatcCTGTGTGTTATTAATCAAAAAGGTGTCAAAAGCCATAAACTGGGCTGAAGGTTTCAATATTTGCCagaaaaataccacagaatacaaaccaaagcatttttctttctttcttcagctggGATCTTCAGTGAGCTCACCTAATATATGTGGATTTaacagatgaagaaagaaattctttgtACCTCTATTAGGCTGGGTTAGGAGAGACCAAAGGTAGAAGTGTATGGTACCTGTGCTATTGATGCTCTACCGGAGGGAAAtgcagtttcacagaatcacagaatgataggggttggaaggggcctctggagatcatctagtccaacccccccgccagagcaggttcacctagagcagattgcacaggaatgcctccaggcgagttttgaatatctccagagaaggagagtccacagcctctctgggcatcttgttccagtgctctgccaccctcaaaggaaagaagttcctcctcatgtttagatggaacttcctatgaccaagtttgtgcctgttacctcttgtcctgtcactgggcaccactgaaaaaagactggcctcatcctcctggcacccaccccttaagtatttatgtTTCTTAACGATTCAAAGTTTACTTTCACTTCAAAGTTTCTTATAATTCAAAGTTTACCTTCAAAATAATGGCACTTGCCCCATAATGTTTTGGTCAAGTTCAGGAGAAGTTTGTGATCCATGAGAACTAAAATTCAAATATCCAGTGGACTACTCTATAGTTAGGAATGAGCAAAAGAGGGccttaaaatcacatttttacGCATTTTATTTAGTATGTTTAAATATCTGCATTGTTATAAAGCTTTATCTGTATCAGTAGCTATacagacacagaaacaaaactctACATACATCCCTGAATTGTTCTAAgactaaacaaaaccaaaattatcaCCAAAAATTGTCTTTGCAGCAAGGACCAGGGAACAGGACACCCTGTGTTAAAACAGGGCAACAAAGCTGTGGCAGTGGAACTTATTTCAGCGTTGAGAAAAAGGGGTTAGAAATCAGTCTGAGGGGAATCAAGAGGGCTGAAAGGCTTCCTGAATTCTGCTACTTTATGTTCCAGCCTGTAAACAAAATCTGGTGGTATAGGAACTGCCAAGGTAGGTCAGACCATTCACTGGTCTAGGTAATCCATGAGCTGGTCTCTTTAGGGGCTAATGCCGTATGCTTCAGAAGAGGGTACAGAAGAACCCCACAGCTGTAGTGAAAGGTTTCCACGAGGAGCTGTTTCTTTCTGGACAAGGGATGGAATAGGGAGCCAAGCACTGCAGGCAGGTTTGAATGTTAAATTCGAAGATGCAAACTCCTAGAAGAGCATTTAAAACCCTATAAATAAAAgtatgtaagaaagaaaaaaacagacacaGTCTTATTACTCAAGTTTTTGAGAGCAGTTAGGATGAAACAGAAGTCTTGACTGCTAGTAATGTTTTCATACTGCTTTGCAGCTCTTCCATGTGTTGTGGGGGAGTGGAGTCATTGGAGTGGCTGTGCAGAACAGTGTCAGCCCCATCTGCGGATACGTAGGCGCTATATACAACAGGAACCTAAAAATGGTGGGGAACCTTGTCCTGCTCTAGAGGAGAAGGCTGGCTGCTTGGAATACCTGACTTACCAGGGAGAGGACTGCGGCCATGAACATGGTATTCTCTCTTTGATTTATCTGTACATTGTGCCCATCAGGGCCTTCAGAAATTTTACTGATGtcaatgaacagaaaaaaaaaaaaggcatctatCATCTGCAGCTAGctgcttaaaaatacaatttaaaaccTTACTTTCTGCTGTCCTATTGCTCTTTATTCTTACGTTTTTTTCCTACTCAGGCTTGTCTTGATTTCTATTAAGTAAACAACTAAGCTGCATGCATTCCTTCAGTTTCTTGATTTAAGCCCCTCAGTAAGCATCAAATTATCTCTGTGCAAAGTTAGAACACAAATTCAGTACGAAACAGGAAACAGAGCTCCTTGTAGGATTCCAGCATATCCTATTTCCTCACAGACTAGATGGCATGCGTTTCTAGATATATTTCTTCTGAATAAGGAGAGAGCTTAGCTGTAGGCatggggttgagctctgacattGCCAACATTTTATCCCTTTTTCAATAAAGCCAGTCAGCATCACCATCCATGAGCTCCTGATTCATTCACCCACTGTTACAGTAATTGAAATATGACTCAACTGTGTCTTGCTGCCTTACTgtaactgttttcttcctcagtcCCTGCTTTCATAACTACCTCTGAATatggtaaagaaagaaaacgaCGAGCAGCATCTTCTCTCTGGCCTTCAGACAGAGAAGCTGGGTAATCTATTTATCATACGCATGTGGGTCATCTTGTTCAATAGAAAATAGCTGGCTACAGAGAAAAACGGCATTAAATTTGCAATAATTAATCAATAAGCTATAGCTTGtactgtttttctctcctgcagtTCACTTGCATGTTCTAGATGTTTTTTATTACTTGCTAATTGTCCTGAATCAGACATTGGGGTCATAGCAGACCTGAGGTtagctgcttttgaaagcaaacaGTAAATAATGCTAAACCAAAGCTGAATGTATCCGTAAGTGAGAGTCTGAGAAATTAGACATAGGtctctgaacaaaaaaaatgggCTGAATATGATCAGACTCAagagaccttttttttaaattaattgacACAAGCAGTAACAAAATCTTGTTTGGTTACCAGTAGAGATGGTTATGAAGTTTAAATTAGGCTATTACTGGGTCTGTAATGTTCATAATGCTATGCCCTGTGCTACTTTCACCGGAACAATAAAGCCCATCGGTATTCTTAAAGcctcttttccattttctcttttagcagcatagaagaaaaaatatgagtTACTGAGATCTGTTTTTCACCATAATTTAAGAATACAGACAACCAGAAAGTGAGTTTATACATAAAGCACTGGACTGGGGCATGTAATGAGAAATAGTTTGCGCAATGTTTTAAAGAATCTATTAATTAGGCTAGGGTCAGAAACAGACTTGTTAGCAATGACGATGTCCCGCTTGCACTTCACAAATACTACCCGTATAATATGTAAGTACATTTAAAGTATATACCCAGCTTGTGCTTTATCATAACTAATTCAGCACTTTTCCTTCTGACCAGATATTGTGTGGAATTCAAAACAGAATCACTTTCACATCACTGTGCTTTGGAGAATCGGCCGTATGCTCGATGGATGCAGTACCTACGAGAAGGACATACTGTGTGTGTAGCTTGCCAGCCTCCAGCTATGAATACTGACACGCATCGTTGTTCTGGAGATGGGCATAATGCAGATGGGTAAAGAAAGCCATTTTTCTACTATCTCTTCCATAACAAAACCCAGTACAGAAGCTGAGACTTCTCAAGGTCTcattaaaagctgcttttattatacctaaaaaatgaaacagctcATATCACTTGTAGATGTCAGAAGATTTACCCTTTCAGTTCTCatagaaattgcttttaaaacctAGATAAAATTGGGAAATAATTTCTATATAAGAATTCAGTGCTTTGAATGCTTTATTTACTATTGTGAAGGGATGATGCAACTCTAGTATTGCAAGAGCTACAGGCGCTTTTACTTAAAAATGGTATTTCCTGTCATAATCCAAATCTGACTTCAGGTTTAACAGTGGTGGATCAGTACTCCTCTCAAACCTATACACCTTGTTTCTagaacagtaattttgaaagcaGACATTTACTATTCggaacagatttttatttgatCTGTACATTTATTAATATGCATACTACTTAATACCTGTACAACCAGCTACTCAATCCACCATCCTGTATACTATACTTTGGAATATAGTGCCTGCTccagaaagcattttaagagCTAGATGAGCTAATTAAAGTCTTACATTATTCAGCAAATCTAATCTTCTGACATGTTATACAACACAACCTAGTAACATGAAATATacagttttcagtgttttaattcCTCATTTATTGTCACATTTCAGAGGTAAAATCTTACACTGGGAAGCAGTTGGCAACTCTCAGTGCCAAGGAACCTGGAAGAAGATTCGGCAACTGGAACACTGTTCATGTCCCCTTGTGcatagctttatttttacataaaagtctaaaagacctttaaaacagcaacaacaaaaagtttaagaaaattaagacCAATGCCAAGAAACCTACACCTTTCTGCTGCGTTTTCTGGGGCCTAAACAAACTTTAAAGGAGTCAGAACTTTGGAAGAAGCATTTCGGGAAACTCTCTCTGCCTTAATACAAAACGCTAAGACTGATCTTTATTAGAACACTAGAAGCATGTTTCcatgtttctcttttgttaAAGGGCTAATGTTTCTAATCATAGTAGCTGCTTTTCCTAAAGTTCTCATTCTAGTTCCAGCCACAGTCCTGTCTACAGGCACTGCTCCTACTCAGTAGTGAGCCAGCCCAACATTCTCGAGTCTGAGAATAGTTACTGTCATCATTAAATAGCAAGggtgaataaaaatgaaagtttgagAGCTAAAACTGGATCTCAGTTTAGATCCTTTGTTTCTTCCCAATATCATCTAGACAGTTGTTTATACTACAAGTGGATAGGTATTCTTCCTCTACATTGCAGTTTTCACGTTCAGCCACCGTCATAAAGACATATGACTAATCAGCGTTGTGAAGGAAGTAGTGTTGCTCAGAACTTCATATCACTAATACACAGCGTGAACTTTATGGCAGATGAACCTAAACAAGACTTCTTGACTAAAGCCTTggctaacattaaaaaaattacttattacTAGTTAAAACTGCTCGTGTACAATGACTAACGTAGAAACCTGCAATATTAGAGCACTGGCAAGATTGCTATGCAGGTAGCTCAAATCCCTGTTTTGTTACCTATTACTTACCTTGAATTATTATTACAGCATTAAAGAGGCTGCATACTGCACTTTCTCACTTGTCAGATACCTGCTATGACTTTTTGAATTGTTGGCTTACAGCTGCTCTAGCATTCCTTGCTGAGGGACAAAGCCTGTATTTTATCAAGATCCTGAAATTCACAATGTttgctaaaaagaaattatgccTTAAGTTTGAGAAAATTTACTGTTAAGACATGCAGCATCTCTGTGGAACCTAAAGACTACTGCTTGCTGCTCTTTCTAGCAGCTGCAAGAGGAAACCGTAGCGTCTGGTGGCAAGAATGAGGAAGGTGACCTGGCTGAGGTCCTGTCTGCAATAAGAGTGTGAAACAAACCTTTGTAACTGTACTTTACCATTTTATCTTAATGGAAGCAGACctccaaaacagaaagcagacagATTATCTTAATGCTTCCTGAACATTTCAGCCTTCAAGAATAGATCTCTTCCTTCATAGCCAGGAAAAGTATCTCAGAGAGGTTTATATATTATGACCAGTTTGGACAGATGCTTTTCCCTGTAAGgttcttgtaaaataaaaaccttatCCAAGGACAAAGgtacagaaaacatttgaattgaagagatttcattttttaaagaatgctgTGATATGTTAGTTTAAGTCACTAGATTCATACCAGTATGCCAGTGAAAGTATGGGGCTTCTGAGGTtgtggaactttttttttccacacaatcTGACTCAAGAGACAGCATAGTACTCTCATTCATCTGTTACAGTCTCTTATGAGCAGGACATTTACTGTGACCAGTTGACACCTTGATAGTTAGTTACCCCCATCAGAGCACATCTTTGCTTGCTATCACTGCAGGCAGAGACAGTGGAGAGCATAGATGAAACATGTCTCATGAGCTGTGCTATCAGTGTCAGTATCTACTTGTTACTGAGCCTCACTTTGGCCATTCGTTTTTGAGCTTTCCCTTTCCTGCTGGTGTAGAAGCAGCCACTTCTCAAGACAAGCTAGGTGGCACAAGATAATCAAAAGACATTAAGAGCTAGTATAATACTGTTAGTTTACTGTTAGTTTCCATATGTTTTCCGTCTCTTCTGTGAGATAAAAAGTACTATTATGCCAATATACATAAGTTCAAAATAATCTTCCACCTAGAACTTAAGCttaattcttcaaaaaaaaaaagcagcacctTTACTACTTGTAAATATAAAATCGTATGGAGTATCacttttttaactgaaaaaaaaaggaatcgGTCTGTAAAATTAGCAATACCAAAATTTTGAAGTGAAGCAAATCAGATTAGAATGGGTTATATGTCAGGAAGTAAAATGATAAAAAGCTCAATCTGACTAGAGATAACaaccctttaaaaatacagaagacttGATTCTGTATTAGCCTCTATCAAGCTAAACATGTTGACAGTCATTTAATACCCCTATGTACATAATTGACCTTTCTTAAATCACTGCAagcattttcacatttcagaaattAGGTCATCTATTGCATGTATATAAAAGGCCAGGCTTTACATTTAAGTCATCATTACCCAAGCAAGTGAGCTTACATGAACGTTTTATACCTATTACTATTCTGTTTCATGTTTTAGGACAGCAACACTGCTAGACACTCTGAGACAAAAATAAGTTATTATTCTGAAAAGCTAGACTAGGTCCTTATGTAGGGTGGGGTCAAGAAGAGTTGATTCCTGTGGTCCAAATTAGCCTTGTTCGTTCCTGCACAGTGTTCTCCACCGGTCTTTTAACATGACACTAGTTCGGTTGTTGAAGTCACCATGGACCAAAATTTTAGCCCAGTTACCCACTCCAAACTCCCTTATTCCTGATTTCAGTTCCAAGTCTTCTTTGTAAGTCCATCGCTGGgggaagaacagagaaaaataccaGATAGATGATCAGAGAAAGGTATTAATGTAAGAGCTAAGCTTATAGCAAATACAAAAGCAAGTTTTTATACAGCTCTCTAGTTATTATACAGTACAGATGTCTGAGGGTCAGTAGggtcatttttatttcttttgagcACCATAACTTGACACTAAATACAACAACAAAGGTTACCAAGTCAAGTGTTACAACACAGTAGCAGACATCACCTGGAACGAGAACCACATGTTTCAACGTTCACAAgttacaggaggaaaagaaaagaaaaaagacattggGCAAAGTTTTGCTTCATTCTGCGTTCCCAAATTGTACTTTATTAGCCAGTTGAGCCAAGACACACCTTGATTGATCCTAGTATGCAtcacaaaagagaaagcattttgtGACACATTAACCTAGGCACTGAGAATCAAGACACCATTTACCAACAACAAATGAATTTCACTGTgcttagaaaaaacaaatcccaaTATTTAAAATGGTGATAGAAGCAAAATGATACATATTGCATTTGAAAGTGAGATCAGCCATATCCTCAGGTAACAGCTATGCATTTGGTTTTGGCCATTTATTGTGGCCACTACTTAAGTCTCACTGTCATGACCTACAAGCTTTTTAATCTTTAGGGGATGACATTTCTCTCataaaaggacagaaaattaCTAGCAGTCATACATCTGTAAGCAATCCCTTCCAATGAAGTTCTCCATTGTACCAGTTCTTCCTTAGTTGCTTCTCCATACAAATATCTCAATACAAACAATTTTAAGACTGCACACAgagtgaaagaaaactgaattaaaaaaaaaaatcaaatacttgatttttaaaaacttaaccTTTACAGTAAAGTGTGAGGGAGAACTGAGTATCAACTTTCTTTTATTGTAGCTTTATagaaatatgcatatatataacAAAAGTTTACAGATCCTATATATGCTATCGTGCCTATTTTTAAccactgcatttttaatagaGGTGTATTACAtacagtctttttttcattctggaaTAGAAACTAGCAACtttaatatgaaattattttaaaacaactcATTCTGCTGGAATCTGATCCTCCGCAAATGTCTTCAAATCCTTGCTTGCTTAATACACAACTAATCATACTGATACACGATCAGCACACCTCCTCAGACAAACTGAATTGCCTATCATGTATGCAAATGCAGGACAGAATCCCCAGTTGAAACAACGGTGTAGGAAAACTGTTTCTAAAAAGTAAGtatcaatttttatttcaaactgcAATTTGATAGCATGTTCTTTCTAAATTTATTCCCCAAAACCTGAAATGTAAACACTTAACTTACAGAAAAATTGTAAGCTTAAAAATGTTGATGAGATTGAGATGTACAGAGAATTGTATTGTGTAGTTGTTCCATTTAGTTTATCTGTGTTCAGTACTGCTTCTTGCACTGGAGATGTCCTGCTGCTCCTGATGGTCTCATGGACCACAGTAAATTatgaaaggagagaaacagtCAGTTTTCACTGGTCTTATGCTGGCATTTCTGTGAGCACCAGCAGATTCCATATTAAAAATCATTAGTTGCCAGACTTTTACAAAATCTGCATGCATTTATGTGCATGTCATGAGCAAATGACTGCTGAAAATTTCTGCATTTAACCATTGCCTATGCTTCACTTATTTTGGAGTTGGTCTGAAATAGCAAAAATCAGCGTTTTTGTTCGTAAGAGCACTATGAAATTTACATAGGCAAGCGATCAAAAGCACTGCAATTACTTACTCATGTTCAGTGTGTGAAAGCAAAATAGTTAATGTCTCATAGGCCTTTGCAGGCCTCAGTAGTTAAGAAGCATTTGCAGCTAATGGTCTTGCTAGTCAGAACAATTTAATTGACAAAGGAGTGAACTATTTGTAAAAGTATGTACTGTCTAGAGCCTCCTTGTCTGATGAATTTCATTCACTGTTGTTGTACCATATGCTTCTTATCAGACACAGTTTTGGTGGAAAACGGGTTGTAAAAGTCAGAGGAACTCTGtagctgccccagctgggctgAGTTCACATCAGCAGAGGCTGTCActctgctgctccctgtccTCTCCTATAGCCATAGCAATAAACTGCTTCTGCTCTGACCTGCTCTGAAGTAGAATTCGGGTTATTTCCACGACAGCATCTGGTGCTGTGAACGGGAGTCACATGTCCTGCTTTGCTCAGGAGGACTGTGGGCTCTCCCCGCCACTGCTTGGAAAGGTGCAGGACCTTTTGAAATCCCTGCTGGGGGCTTCAGCCAAGGGTCATCCGTAGGGTCCTCTGGCAGGAGCTACTGAATCCCAGCTTTTAATACAGGTCAGTCCAGCACCCCACTGCCAGCTAAAAGAGGAAAAGCCAGTTGTAATTCTGGTCTGGTCAAGGTAAGTCTGGTAAAGGTACGTCTAGTATCTGCTAAAATTTAGGAGAGGTTGGTCAGGAAAGTCTGGGTTGGTTTCAGCTATTAACATGGTAGGAACGTGGAATGAACAAACTGGGTTCAGCACAGGGCTGAAGCCACACACAGCCGCTCCAGTAGCAACTGGCATTAACTCGGCTGCAAGGGTGAAGGATGGAGCTTTGGTTCTGGATTGCCAGTTATCCCCTCCTCTGTCTCCAGCTCCAGTACGAGCCTCCTCAGAACCCGAGGTTAACAGTCCCAACCAACACAGTGGGCTCAGGATAGACGTTGTGACCAGGAGGAGCCCTTGTGTGTCTTGTAGCTTTTCCTTTGACTGTCTAGTTATTGGGCTGGATggccagcccagcagcagcagtgactgTGAGCTGACACCCAGGCAGCACAAGGTCCCCCTGCCTTTCCTTCATCTCCTTGAATGAGTGAAAATTTCACCGTTTGCCTGAAAGGGAGACATCTTGCAAGCATACACACTGGAGTACAACCAGAACTTAGAGTGTCCACAGGATGTGTGTGAGTGCTTGTGTTTGGTGCATCCAGTTGCACCAGCCAGCAAGTAAAGGACACGTGAAGCAGGTGCAAGGGCCAGGATGAGGGCAGGGGTACGGGCCAGGCAGAAGGGCTGTGCCCATACTCAGGCATCTGCAAACATTCGTCTGCCTGTGAACCTAGAGAGGCATGTGTGTGCTTTCACCAGTGAACTTACACCTCTaccagagaagaggagaggacGTGGCTGCCTGTATTTATGTCTTATGTGGGTATtgcatgtgggtgctgttgaGGACAGCACCTTGTCCATAGCAGTCTGTGTGACCAGCTGTGTCAGTCCCATGTCTGCGTGTCTCTGGGATTTGTGCTCAGCTTCACTGCTGGgcaaacaggaaagcagcagccaaatCCCCCAGCCTGAGCAGGGACCCaaggtccctgggctgggctccagcagccaggtaGGAGGctcctgggctggggctgctggaggaagcAGGCACTTCTAACATCCCTTAACAGTTTTGTAGCCAGCAGGAGCTGTTTGAATTGTGAGTATTCCCAAGATTACATTTATATAATCCTTACATGATAGGGAACAATCCTTTTGCTAATGCACCTACAACGATAAATTTGTAACCGAACTTGTAGAGCCTTATGGGGGCTCCCAAAGGGGACCTGTGTTAATAAATCCTCAGGTTAATTGGAACTagagtggaaggaaaaagaaaaaaaaggtgtttatAGAACATTAGAAGAGCAATAGGAGGTGTAAAAGGCTGAAGCTGAAGGCCTATGATCCAAATTTGTAGTCTGGGGGGCTGAAAAGAAAGGTTTACCAGAGTACATACAAGACCTGCTCCTGTAAGTAACAGATCACTTACAACTACAAAATGGATAAATGGTGTTGCCTATGAAGCAGGAGGGAAACTGAGAGAATCAGGCTGTGGCTGACCTTTACAATTGGAACTTTCAAAATTGTAAAGAATTGGGTAGAAAGGGAAATGCAGTTGCAAAGGAATAGCCTCAACTTACAGAAACTGAAGCTTCATAAAGCCAACTAGTAGAACCGAGTAGTACAGAAGAAATCTGTGAATTACAGGGGACCAAACATCACTAACTCTGCAAATAATGTACCCAGTGGAAATTTAAATCTCATGGCTGCTGTCATTAGACCATCCTGCTTGTGTACAAGGTGTGGCTGAGCAGGACAATCCAGGGCCAGCCAGTATGATTGTCAATAGCACAAGAGGTCCATATGTCCAAGGATGCTCAGATAAATCCCTGAtccatggaaataaaaaaaatatgtatttttttaaacactttctcCTCTCCTAGTGACCTGGAACCCTTCTGGGGATTCTTAAAAGATTCTGCCCTTAAGAGCAACAACAATTCAGGCACCAGGGATGGGCCAGGTGACAATTTTGAGTGCCATTCTGCATGGTTCCCCCCTTCCATTGAACTTAATCTGCTAAAAGTGGCAGCGGCACTCAGAGGTGAaaggtgggggggtggggtgggcgTGTCTCTTGTGTGTGTGGCAGGGGAAGAAGATAACATTCAGCCTGATCAAAACTGTATTCTGGTTATTCTGCAACAAGCAAAAATTTGGCATCTACACAAAGTGCAAACTGAGGTACGTGAAGATTAAACCTCACATCTGAAAGTTGGACTTATTCCAGCTTAATGCAACTATCAGTGGCTTTTCAAGAAGCTATGATCACTGATAAACCTCACTAAGCAATCAAAGAATTAAGAGTGGTAGTAGTTCAGCTGCATTTCTAATCAGTTAGAAACATAAAACTTCTCTAAAGTAGTCTACCCATTatcaaaaatactttctttttccaataCTTCCTGTTCTAGAGATCTTTTGCAATGTTAGTAGTgaatggtggggtttttttactattatt
Proteins encoded in this region:
- the SBSPON gene encoding somatomedin-B and thrombospondin type-1 domain-containing protein produces the protein MGGAALSGALWLGLLWAGSGAGGSCSGRCCEGRDAACVGEGWREGGGYGTCYCDGGCRRAGDCCHDHGQACPALPCVVGEWSHWSGCAEQCQPHLRIRRRYIQQEPKNGGEPCPALEEKAGCLEYLTYQGEDCGHEHVPAFITTSEYGKERKRRAASSLWPSDREAGYCVEFKTESLSHHCALENRPYARWMQYLREGHTVCVACQPPAMNTDTHRCSGDGHNADGGKILHWEAVGNSQCQGTWKKIRQLEHCSCPLVHSFIFT